A region of Culicoides brevitarsis isolate CSIRO-B50_1 chromosome 1, AGI_CSIRO_Cbre_v1, whole genome shotgun sequence DNA encodes the following proteins:
- the LOC134827571 gene encoding peroxisomal membrane protein PEX13-like, whose product MEGAWANSDANNFRNPQIMDDTSRIFNRQGMQGLSRPSAPPVPPRPYGGNSMPYNAGYGASSYFGGGYGGFGGGYSPFGMSGMYGSGYGSRFGGFGGYGYSSMGGGDAENRFIQIAEESSRSAFQSIESVVNAVLNIAQMLESTYFALTSSFRAVLGVAANFGRLRGLFSQFWTSFALFRTFNWLIKKVLYMLRLSNIDPGSKALQEAYIAAQSGEMSPQKSSSLAVITFLGFITIGPYLLMKLLGTVSNTAIEETKNPKAWTNPIEAVAQYDFVASSPAELSVRCGQNVVVAPKSVQNVHKLLDSGWVLASTDGVTSGLVPVNYIESTKQAKLKEPVGMPSIPEEQQVTSNEEVKKDEL is encoded by the exons ATGGAAGGAGCTTGGGCCAATTCTGACGCCAATAACTTCAGAAATCCACAAATAATGGATGATACTTCGAGAATTTTCAATCGTCAAGGGATGCAAGGACTATCGAGACCTTCTGCGCCTCCTGTTCCTCCTC gtCCCTATGGAGGTAATTCGATGCCCTATAATGCAGGATATGGCGCTTCCAGCTATTTTGGAGGGGGATACGGAGGCTTTGGAGGCGGATATTCGCCATTTGGCATGTCCGGGATGTACGGAAGCGGATATGGATCACGATTTGGGGGCTTCGGAGGTTATGGATATAGCTCAATGGGCGGCGGAGATGCCGAAAATAG ATTCATTCAAATTGCAGAGGAGAGTTCCCGTTCGGCTTTTCAGAGTATTGAGTCAGTTGTGAATGCCGTGCTAAATATCGCTCAAATGTTGGAAAGTACCTATTTCGCGCTTACGAGTTCATTTCGGGCTGTTTTAGGTGTCGCTGCGAATTTCGGACGACTTCGGGGATTATTTTCGCAGTTTTGGACCTCGTTTGCGCTTTTTAGAACCTTTAATTGGctcataaaaaa AGTATTGTACATGTTAAGACTATCGAACATCGATCCGGGCTCAAAAGCGTTGCAAGAAGCCTATATCGCTGCCCAATCCGGCGAAATGTCCCCACAAAAGTCAAGTTCGTTGGCTGTCATCACATTCCTCGGTTTTATCACGATTGGACCGTATCTCCTGATGAAATTGCTCGGCACAGTCAGCAATACAGCGATAGAAGAAACCAAAAACCCCAAAGCATGGACAAATCCGATCGAAGCTGTGGCGCAATATGACTTTGTAGCTTCGTCGCCCGCCGAATTGAGTGTCAGATGCGGGCAAAATGTCGTCGTTGCACCGAAAAGCGTTCAAAATGTTCACAAATTGCTCGATTCGGGATGGGTTCTTGCAAGTACAGATGGCGTGACGTCAGGATTAGTTCCCGTTAATTACATCGAAAGCACGAAACAAGCCAAATTGAAGGAGCCTGTTGGTATGCCAAGTATTCCTGAGGAGCAGCAAGTGACGAGCAATGAAGAAGTGAAAAAAGacgaattataa
- the LOC134827573 gene encoding protein yippee, translating into MGRVFLDHIGGIKLYSCGECNTNLTNKSELISTRFTGATGRAFLFKRVVNLTYSSVQDRVMLTGRHMVRDVMCKKCKAKLGWMYEFANEDSQKYKEGRVILEQALITESEGFPDQPRNSYEH; encoded by the exons atggGTCGTGTTTTCTTGGATCACATTGGAGGCATCAAGCTCTATTCCTGCGGAGAATGCAACACAAACTTGACTAACAAGTCGGAATTGATTTCCACGCGATTTACGGGAGCCACAG gaAGGGCTTTTCTCTTCAAACGGGTCGTGAATTTGACTTATAGCAGCGTTCAGGATCGCGTTATGCTCACAGGACGACACATGGTACGTGATGTAAtgtgcaaaaaatgcaaagcCAAGCTCGGTTGGATGTACGAATTTGCCAATGAAGACTCCCAAAAGTACAAGGAAGGGCGAGTGATATTGGAACAAGCGCTTATCACTGAATCAGAAGGCTTTCCGGATCAACCACGGAACAGTTACGAgcattaa
- the LOC134827569 gene encoding nucleolar protein 9, translating into MTEEVQNEVEAFKKRGKKRKSFMQNAKSFARKGNFGRGTDVDQDTYNYFLNVIEMMRSQEDPKNLEEKEILANNALEDRMESIKNLVMNQVCSRAVEFLIPFLNAELFEGICGVFSSDFRVTCVDQYASHVLEKLLEVSLLRFVKSQLGEKKDLPSDDEIKHCVSSEFEEEHKIKCGEFVLKVGKFLINNLEDFATDSYANHVIRKALLCLAGLLKQNSGNQGKNPKKTNPSHKEEFLAFSVPDEWTEVVKEYAERLQKWPMFSDFPYGELTSGLLQNLCVALKYTDKNLLKSFGKKILHEGFLKPENGEDDKKDDASTSLPKAFCMESSIRLLETLLSVAGPKLLTQLNAMLFTGRFKILCLHPSANFSVQKLLLNVREEAEFNAIFDEIQPLIEEILQHGFTGVVFALAQACERLKQKQGQFIQVLQKVLKCEKNPPVNFFICVTKLKPSDVCAKDNSNFVHLHGSLVTQQIFGFNKPIKFIQNMLEVKNDVLVKIFCDPKGSHIVDAFVKSKFVGEQSKLKLVKHLEGQFLKMALSKHGSQALEVLFNAVPTKLKTPVLDELAENYNQLNGSPSGQIISKKLHIETYKNNPKRWEASFEKSGKAQELFKDILD; encoded by the exons atgacTGAAGAAGTGCAAAATGAGGTAGAAGCATTCAAAAAACGTgggaaaaagaggaaaagttTCATGCAAAATGCCAAAAGTTTTGCGCGAAAAGGAAATTTcg gacgAGGAACTGACGTCGACCAAGACACGTACAACTACTTTTTGAACGTAATCGAGATGATGCGATCGCAAGAAGACCCCAAAAATCTCGAGGAAAAGGAAATTCTCGCCAACAATGCGTTAGAAGATCGCATGGAAAGCATCAAAAATCTCGTAATGAATCAAGTTTGCAGTCGTGCCGTCGAATTTCTCATTCCATTTTTGAACGCGGAGCTTTTTGAGGGGATTTGCGGCGTTTTTTCCAGCGATTTTCGCGTTACTTGTGTCGATCAGTACGCTTCGCATGTTTTGGAGAAATTATTGGAAGTTTCTCTCTTGCGTTTCGTTAAAAGTCAGttgggagaaaaaaaagatttgccTTCGGATGATGAAATTAAGCACTGCGTCTCGAGCGAATTCGAGGAAgagcataaaataaaatgcggcgaatttgttttaaaagttggaaaatttctgattaataatttagaaGACTTTGCAACTGATTCATACGCCAATCACGTTATTCGAAAGGCTCTTCTTTGTCTCGCTGGattattgaaacaaaattccGGAAATCAGggaaaaaatccgaaaaaaacGAATCCGAGTCACAAAGAggaatttttggcattttctGTTCCTGATGAATGGACCGAAGTTGTGAAGGAATATGCGGAACGTTTACAAAAATGGCCCATGTTTTCGGATTTTCCATACGGGGAACTCACTTCGGGACTTTTGCAGAATTTATGTGTTGCCTTAAAATACACCGACAAGAATTTATTGAAGTCCTTTGGGAAGAAAATCCTTCACGAAGGTTTTTTAAAGCCCGAAAATGGCGAAGATGACAAAAAAGACGATGCTTCAACGAGTCTCCCGAAAGCCTTTTGCATGGAAAGTAGCATTCGATTGCTTGAAACGCTTCTTTCGGTTGCCGGACCAAAACTTTTGACCCAATTAAATGCCATGCTCTTCACAGGAcgcttcaaaattttgtgtcttCATCCCTCAGCGAACTTTTCCGTGCAAAAATTACTGCTGAATGTGCGCGAAGAAGCCGAATTCAATGcgattttcgatgaaattcaACCTTTGATCGAGGAAATTTTGCAACACGGATTCACGGGAGTCGTTTTTGCGCTCGCTCAAGCGTGTGAAAGGCTCAAACAGAAACAAGGACAGTTCATTCAAGTGCTTCAAAAAGTGCTGAAATGCGAGAAAAATCCTCCGgtgaacttttttatttgtgtgacGAAGTTGAAGCCGTCAGATGTGTGTGCGAAAGACAATTCGAACTTTGTGCATTTGCATGGATCGTTAGTAACGCAGCAGATTTTTGGGTTTAACAAGCCGATAAAGTTCATACAAAACATGCTGGAGGTCAAAAATGACGTTCTTGTGAAGATTTTCTGTGATCCGAAGGGAAGTCATATCGTGGATGCCTTTGTTAAGAGCAAATTTGTGGGAGAACAGTCGAAATTGAAGCTCGTGAAGCATTTAgag ggaCAATTTCTCAAAATGGCTCTCTCAAAACATGGATCACAAGCTCTTGAAGTTCTTTTCAACGCTGTTCcaacaaaactaaaaactcCTGTCTTAGATGAGCTCGCCGAGAACTACAATCAACTAAATGGATCTCCAAGCGGGcaaattatctcaaaaaaattacatattgaAACATATAAAAACAATCCAAAGCGATGGGAAGCGAGTTTCGAGAAAAGCGGAAAGGCACAGGAGCTATTTAAGGACATTCTTGATtaa
- the LOC134827574 gene encoding mitochondrial import inner membrane translocase subunit Tim9 translates to MASSGLEGLDTKELGTLKEFLMQYSKLTELCFADCVTDFTSRTIKPEEERCSLTCTEKFLKMNQRISQRFQEFQMISNENILAAQNK, encoded by the exons ATGGCAAGCTCTGGATTGGAAGGTCTCGATACCAAAGAACTCGGaacg TTGAAGGAGTTTTTGATGCAATATAGCAAATTGACGGAATTATGTTTCGCTGATTGTGTCACAGATTTCACGAGTAGAACAATTAAGCCAGAAGAA GAACGATGCTCTCTGACATGCACGGAAAAGTTCTTAAAGATGAACCAAAGAATATCTCAACGTTTTCAGGAGTTCCAAATGATCTCGAACGAAAATATTCTGGCAGCACAAAACAAATGA